A single region of the Salvelinus sp. IW2-2015 linkage group LG20, ASM291031v2, whole genome shotgun sequence genome encodes:
- the si:ch1073-143l10.2 gene encoding autophagy-related protein 16 isoform X2, with product MEGWKSHVRARLFQRDCTQKDPFSGIFNTLSKLAHQLDLRDTLWDEVQXPSSEGDVGLTVDHRELYLQLRESEHITEKLSQTVSDLTTVMYLKDAELQYCHSQVSRYRKEAVTQAREANLLQASLSEFEFALASQSKELAALRLEQRELKEGLAAAWREKEELLERWMDEKKEEAERVNRHNDTQERWHRFTRRLNKHHRREMLRPGEQTNSWTTGRPTTEPATTIQTVAGTLLCPN from the exons ATGGAAGGGTGGAAGAGTCACGTGCGCGCTAGACTGTTCCAGAGAGATTGTACACAAAAGGACCCCTTCAGTGGTATCTTCAACACCT TGTCCAAACTAGCGCATCAGCTTGACTTACGGGATACACTTTGGGATGAGGTACAGASACCCAG TTCTGAAGGAGATGTTGGGCTGACGGTTGACCACAGAGAACTATACCTCCAGCTCAGAGAGAGTGAACATATAACAGAAAAG CTCTCTCAGACAGTCTCTGACCTGACCACCGTCATGTACCTGAAAGATGCWGAGCTTCAATACTGCCACTCACA AGTCTCCCGCTATCGGAAGGAAGCTGTCACTCAAGCCAGGGAGGCCAACCTTCTGCAGGCCAGCCTATCAGAGTTTGAGTTTGCATTGGCGAGCCAATCAAAGGAGTTGGCAGCCCTGCGGTTGGAGCAGCGGGAGCTGAAGGAGGGGCTTGCAGcagcctggagagagaaagaagagcttCTGGAGCGATGGATGgatgagaagaaggaggaggcggAGAGGGTGAACAGGCACAATGACACACAGGAAAG GTGGCATCGTTTCACCCGGCGACTCAACAAGCATCACCGTAGAGAGATGCTGCGACCAGGTGAGCAGACCAACTCCTGGACGACTGGTAGGCCTACAACTGAACCAGCAACCACCATACAGA CAGTGGCAGGCACACTCTTGTGTCCCAACTAA
- the LOC111980771 gene encoding arrestin red cell isoform X2 → MGDKAGTRVFKKSSPNCKVTVYLGKRDFVDHLDQVDPVDGVILVDPEYLKDRKVFVTLTCAFRYGREDLDVLGLSFRKDLYISTFQAFPPIAEERKANSRLQERLLKKLGQQAHPFYFTIPQNLPCSVTLQPGPEDTGKACGVDFEIRAFCAKSIEEKIHKRNSVRLVIRKVQYAPEKPGPQPMVETTRSFLMSDRSLHLEASLDKELYYHGEPISVNVHVTNNSTKTVKRLKISVRQYADICLFSTAQYKCPVAQVEADDQVSSSSTFCKVYTLTPTLDKNREKRGLALDGKLKHEDTNLASSTIVKDVTNKEVLGILVSYRVKVKLVISRGGDVSVELPFVLMHPKPTELPISRPQSAVPDSDPPIDTNLIEFETNSFSQDDDFVFEDFARLRLKGMADDKDDDC, encoded by the exons ATGGGGGATAAGGCCGGCACTAG AGTCTTCAAGAAGTCAAGCCCCAACTGCAAG GTCACAGTATACCTGGGAAAGAGAGACTTTGTGGATCACCTTGACCAGGTGGACCCAGTCG ATGGTGTGATCCTAGTGGACCCTGAGTATCTGAAAGACAGGAAAG TGTTTGTGACCCTGACATGTGCGTTCCGCTACGGCCGTGAGGACCTGGACGTGCTGGGCCTGTCTTTCCGGAAAGATCTGTACATCTCCACCTTCCAGGCGTTCCCCCCCATCGCAGAGGAACGCAAAGCCAACAGCCGCCTGCAGGAGAGACTACTGAAGAAACTGGGCCAGCAGGCACACCCCTTCTACTTCACT atTCCCCAGAACCTGCCGTGCTCAGTCACCTTACAGCCAGGACCAGAGGACACAGGGAAG GCATGTGGGGTTGACTTTGAGATCAGAGCATTCTGTGCCAAATCGATAGAGGAGAAGATTCACAAACG gaACTCTGTGCGGCTGGTGATCCGTAAGGTGCAGTATGCCCCAGAGAAGCCTGGGCCTCAGCCCATGGTGGAGACCACACGGAGCTTCCTCATGTCGGACCGCTCACTACACCTGGAGGCCTCTCTGGATAAAGAGCTCTACTACCATGGAGAACCCATCAGCGTGAACGTTCATGTCACCAACAACTCCACCAAGACTGTCAAAAGACTCAAAATCTCAG TGCGACAGTATGCTGATATCTGTCTGTTCAGTACGGCTCAGTACAAGTGTCCAGTGGCTCAGGTGGAGGCAGA TGACCAGGTGTCGTCTAGCTCTACGTTCTGTAAGGTGTACACCCTCACACCCACGCTAGACAAGAACCGAGAGAAGAGAGGCCTTGCCCTGGATGGAAAGCTCAAACACGAGGACACCAACCTGGCCTCCAGCACCAT tgttaagGATGTGACTAACAAGGAGGTTCTTGGAATCCTGGTGTCCTACAGGGTCAAAGTCAAACTGGTAATATCTCGTGGAGG AGATGTGTCGGTGGAGCTGCCCTTCGTCTTAATGCACCCCAAACCCACAGAACTGCCCATATCCCGCCCACAGTCAG CTGTGCCGGATTCGGACCCTCCCATCGACACCAACCTGATAGAATTTGAAACAAA TAGTTTCTCCCAAGACGACGACTTTGTGTTCGAGGACTTCGCCCGCCTGCGGCTCAAAGGAATGGCTGACGACAAGGACGACGACTGCTAG
- the LOC111980771 gene encoding arrestin red cell isoform X1 has protein sequence MGDKAGTRVFKKSSPNCKVTVYLGKRDFVDHLDQVDPVDGVILVDPEYLKDRKVFVTLTCAFRYGREDLDVLGLSFRKDLYISTFQAFPPIAEERKANSRLQERLLKKLGQQAHPFYFTIPQNLPCSVTLQPGPEDTGKACGVDFEIRAFCAKSIEEKIHKRNSVRLVIRKVQYAPEKPGPQPMVETTRSFLMSDRSLHLEASLDKELYYHGEPISVNVHVTNNSTKTVKRLKISVRQYADICLFSTAQYKCPVAQVEADDQVSSSSTFCKVYTLTPTLDKNREKRGLALDGKLKHEDTNLASSTIVKDVTNKEVLGILVSYRVKVKLVISRGGLLSGVLERDVSVELPFVLMHPKPTELPISRPQSAVPDSDPPIDTNLIEFETNSFSQDDDFVFEDFARLRLKGMADDKDDDC, from the exons ATGGGGGATAAGGCCGGCACTAG AGTCTTCAAGAAGTCAAGCCCCAACTGCAAG GTCACAGTATACCTGGGAAAGAGAGACTTTGTGGATCACCTTGACCAGGTGGACCCAGTCG ATGGTGTGATCCTAGTGGACCCTGAGTATCTGAAAGACAGGAAAG TGTTTGTGACCCTGACATGTGCGTTCCGCTACGGCCGTGAGGACCTGGACGTGCTGGGCCTGTCTTTCCGGAAAGATCTGTACATCTCCACCTTCCAGGCGTTCCCCCCCATCGCAGAGGAACGCAAAGCCAACAGCCGCCTGCAGGAGAGACTACTGAAGAAACTGGGCCAGCAGGCACACCCCTTCTACTTCACT atTCCCCAGAACCTGCCGTGCTCAGTCACCTTACAGCCAGGACCAGAGGACACAGGGAAG GCATGTGGGGTTGACTTTGAGATCAGAGCATTCTGTGCCAAATCGATAGAGGAGAAGATTCACAAACG gaACTCTGTGCGGCTGGTGATCCGTAAGGTGCAGTATGCCCCAGAGAAGCCTGGGCCTCAGCCCATGGTGGAGACCACACGGAGCTTCCTCATGTCGGACCGCTCACTACACCTGGAGGCCTCTCTGGATAAAGAGCTCTACTACCATGGAGAACCCATCAGCGTGAACGTTCATGTCACCAACAACTCCACCAAGACTGTCAAAAGACTCAAAATCTCAG TGCGACAGTATGCTGATATCTGTCTGTTCAGTACGGCTCAGTACAAGTGTCCAGTGGCTCAGGTGGAGGCAGA TGACCAGGTGTCGTCTAGCTCTACGTTCTGTAAGGTGTACACCCTCACACCCACGCTAGACAAGAACCGAGAGAAGAGAGGCCTTGCCCTGGATGGAAAGCTCAAACACGAGGACACCAACCTGGCCTCCAGCACCAT tgttaagGATGTGACTAACAAGGAGGTTCTTGGAATCCTGGTGTCCTACAGGGTCAAAGTCAAACTGGTAATATCTCGTGGAGG GCTGCTGAGTGGCGTGTTAGAAAG AGATGTGTCGGTGGAGCTGCCCTTCGTCTTAATGCACCCCAAACCCACAGAACTGCCCATATCCCGCCCACAGTCAG CTGTGCCGGATTCGGACCCTCCCATCGACACCAACCTGATAGAATTTGAAACAAA TAGTTTCTCCCAAGACGACGACTTTGTGTTCGAGGACTTCGCCCGCCTGCGGCTCAAAGGAATGGCTGACGACAAGGACGACGACTGCTAG
- the si:ch1073-143l10.2 gene encoding uncharacterized protein si:ch1073-143l10.2 isoform X1, with protein MEGWKSHVRARLFQRDCTQKDPFSGIFNTLSKLAHQLDLRDTLWDEVQXPSSEGDVGLTVDHRELYLQLRESEHITEKLSQTVSDLTTVMYLKDAELQYCHSQVSRYRKEAVTQAREANLLQASLSEFEFALASQSKELAALRLEQRELKEGLAAAWREKEELLERWMDEKKEEAERVNRHNDTQERWHRFTRRLNKHHRREMLRPGEQTNSWTTGRPTTEPATTIQKEGGAHCPGWTLTFFTKSLLY; from the exons ATGGAAGGGTGGAAGAGTCACGTGCGCGCTAGACTGTTCCAGAGAGATTGTACACAAAAGGACCCCTTCAGTGGTATCTTCAACACCT TGTCCAAACTAGCGCATCAGCTTGACTTACGGGATACACTTTGGGATGAGGTACAGASACCCAG TTCTGAAGGAGATGTTGGGCTGACGGTTGACCACAGAGAACTATACCTCCAGCTCAGAGAGAGTGAACATATAACAGAAAAG CTCTCTCAGACAGTCTCTGACCTGACCACCGTCATGTACCTGAAAGATGCWGAGCTTCAATACTGCCACTCACA AGTCTCCCGCTATCGGAAGGAAGCTGTCACTCAAGCCAGGGAGGCCAACCTTCTGCAGGCCAGCCTATCAGAGTTTGAGTTTGCATTGGCGAGCCAATCAAAGGAGTTGGCAGCCCTGCGGTTGGAGCAGCGGGAGCTGAAGGAGGGGCTTGCAGcagcctggagagagaaagaagagcttCTGGAGCGATGGATGgatgagaagaaggaggaggcggAGAGGGTGAACAGGCACAATGACACACAGGAAAG GTGGCATCGTTTCACCCGGCGACTCAACAAGCATCACCGTAGAGAGATGCTGCGACCAGGTGAGCAGACCAACTCCTGGACGACTGGTAGGCCTACAACTGAACCAGCAACCACCATACAGA AGGAGGGTGGTGCACACTGCCCAGGATGGACCTTGACCTTTTTTACCAAAAGCCTCCTGTACTGA